Proteins encoded by one window of Deinococcus radiodurans R1 = ATCC 13939 = DSM 20539:
- a CDS encoding alpha/beta fold hydrolase gives MTTPPPAPPAQIVLQNTRPLTFKLADGYALTGELSLPPGAKPGQKFRTVILLHGSGPNDLNETLPEQVSGVPGGSKVFLQLARQLNEAGFAVVRYNKRGVLGAGPRIDPAARPEQATVSQFSADALGVLQTVRTLPEVNPGEVFLLGHSEGTMLAARIAREHPELVRGLVLIGTVGYTFRETLHFQLVDRPLAQVHELMDADHDGFLTIAELTAGFERFGLDLADQASAFGVVQKDKTWTFLPEMKADAGGRVRIDGPIKDRLEAAFAPYPNLPDFGPAAARYFKDADAYGSVTQNLPGYGGPVLMLHGAADPQTILPGAKLAQAAAEKAGNKRVKLIVYPGLGHSLSPLKDGRPTLGWMDAQPLNDLTTWLKAQK, from the coding sequence ATGACCACCCCACCTCCGGCCCCACCCGCGCAGATCGTTCTGCAAAACACTCGCCCGCTGACCTTCAAGCTCGCGGACGGCTATGCGCTGACCGGCGAACTCAGCCTCCCGCCGGGGGCCAAGCCGGGTCAGAAGTTCCGCACCGTAATTCTGCTGCACGGGAGCGGCCCCAACGACCTCAACGAAACGCTGCCCGAACAGGTGAGCGGCGTGCCCGGCGGCAGCAAGGTCTTTTTGCAACTCGCCCGGCAGCTCAACGAGGCGGGCTTCGCGGTGGTGCGCTACAACAAGCGCGGCGTGCTGGGCGCTGGCCCCCGCATCGACCCGGCGGCCCGCCCCGAACAGGCCACCGTCTCGCAGTTTTCCGCCGACGCGCTGGGCGTGCTCCAGACCGTGCGGACTTTGCCCGAGGTCAACCCCGGTGAGGTCTTTTTGCTCGGTCATTCGGAAGGCACCATGCTCGCCGCCCGCATCGCCCGCGAGCACCCGGAGCTGGTGCGCGGGCTGGTGCTCATCGGCACGGTGGGCTACACCTTCCGCGAAACGCTGCATTTCCAGCTCGTCGACCGGCCCCTCGCGCAGGTTCACGAGCTGATGGACGCCGACCACGACGGCTTCCTGACGATTGCCGAGCTGACCGCCGGCTTCGAGCGCTTCGGGCTCGACCTCGCCGATCAAGCGTCCGCCTTCGGCGTGGTGCAAAAGGACAAGACGTGGACCTTTCTTCCCGAGATGAAGGCCGACGCCGGGGGCCGCGTCCGGATTGACGGCCCCATCAAGGACCGGCTGGAGGCGGCGTTTGCCCCGTACCCCAACCTGCCGGATTTCGGCCCCGCTGCCGCCCGCTACTTCAAGGATGCCGATGCCTACGGCTCGGTCACGCAGAACCTGCCCGGCTACGGCGGCCCGGTGCTGATGCTGCACGGCGCCGCCGATCCGCAGACCATCCTCCCCGGCGCGAAATTGGCGCAGGCCGCCGCCGAAAAAGCGGGCAACAAGCGCGTGAAGCTCATCGTCTATCCGGGCCTGGGGCACTCGCTCTCGCCGCTCAAAGACGGCAGGCCGACTCTGGGCTGGATGGACGCCCAGCCGCTCAACGACCTGACGACGTGGCTCAAAGCGCAGAAGTAA
- a CDS encoding alpha/beta fold hydrolase: MSSELRHTERLVNGVRLHCVEAGPEQGPPVILLHGFPEFWRGWDRQIGPLARAGFRVVVPDQRGYNISEKPQGVESYHIDTLVADVAALIHDLGHERAHIVGHDWGGVIAWAVAISRPAVVDKLVILNAPHPGAFGREMRRPEQRKRSWYVGFFQLPWLPERLLVPFGRKGLGGARPGSYSAEDMHHYETAWTQPGAATAMINYYRALIRFGNVKGRQVHAPTLLLWGEKDSALVPELADNLGKWVPNLKTVKFPHATHWVMRDETLRVNQELLAFLE; encoded by the coding sequence ATGTCAAGCGAACTTCGGCACACCGAACGCCTCGTGAACGGGGTGCGGCTGCACTGCGTGGAGGCCGGCCCCGAACAGGGCCCCCCGGTCATCTTGCTGCACGGCTTTCCCGAGTTCTGGCGCGGCTGGGACCGCCAGATCGGGCCGCTCGCCCGCGCGGGGTTCCGGGTGGTGGTGCCCGACCAACGCGGCTACAACATCAGCGAAAAGCCGCAGGGCGTGGAGTCGTACCACATCGATACGCTGGTGGCCGACGTGGCGGCGCTCATCCACGACCTCGGGCACGAGCGCGCCCATATCGTCGGGCACGACTGGGGCGGCGTGATTGCCTGGGCGGTCGCCATCTCGCGGCCCGCCGTGGTGGACAAACTGGTGATTCTCAACGCCCCGCACCCCGGCGCCTTCGGACGGGAAATGCGCCGTCCCGAGCAGAGAAAGCGCTCGTGGTACGTGGGCTTTTTCCAGCTCCCCTGGCTGCCCGAGCGCCTGCTGGTGCCCTTTGGACGCAAGGGCCTGGGCGGAGCGCGGCCCGGCAGCTACAGCGCCGAGGACATGCACCACTACGAAACCGCCTGGACACAGCCCGGCGCGGCCACCGCCATGATCAACTATTACCGCGCCCTGATCCGCTTCGGGAACGTCAAGGGCCGGCAGGTTCACGCCCCCACCCTGCTGCTGTGGGGCGAAAAGGATTCGGCTCTGGTGCCCGAGCTCGCCGACAACCTCGGCAAGTGGGTGCCCAACCTGAAAACCGTCAAGTTTCCCCACGCCACCCACTGGGTCATGCGTGACGAAACGCTGCGGGTGAATCAAGAGCTACTGGCATTTCTGGAATAG